The proteins below come from a single Dermatophilaceae bacterium Soc4.6 genomic window:
- a CDS encoding BadF/BadG/BcrA/BcrD ATPase family protein, producing MSETPAPPGPGAPLVLGLDVGGTSTRCLVADLRGRRVGCGQSGGANPHGVGMAVAVARIGEAVAGALAGVDPGRVVASVMGAAGFAAYASLDGPFARMWEATGLQGRPRVVGDALVGFCAGTSARDGTVVISGTGAGAVQVSDLEQSLVGDSLGWLLGDDGSGQWVGREAVRHLLAPRPGHGGELPDDPLSRAVRLAVVGRPTGSRDDLIRILYAGPPLALSALAPLVVGLAREGDADAVAVVLGAVDRLERSVQQVRPAGDDTPLVLTGGLFASELLLEQLTARLVARWPLASVVRSGSGAGGAAWLAAHEPAARQAAARPSSLPVGGSGPDVVPPPDRHTALTRLPLAIDP from the coding sequence ATGAGCGAGACCCCCGCACCGCCCGGCCCCGGCGCCCCGCTGGTGCTCGGTCTCGACGTGGGCGGCACGAGCACCCGGTGCCTGGTGGCCGACCTGAGGGGGCGCAGGGTCGGGTGCGGCCAATCGGGGGGCGCCAACCCCCACGGCGTCGGGATGGCAGTCGCCGTGGCCCGGATCGGTGAGGCCGTGGCCGGTGCCCTCGCCGGCGTCGACCCCGGCCGGGTGGTCGCCTCCGTGATGGGTGCAGCCGGGTTCGCGGCCTACGCGTCCCTCGACGGGCCTTTCGCCCGGATGTGGGAAGCCACCGGTCTGCAGGGCCGGCCCCGGGTCGTCGGCGACGCCCTCGTCGGCTTCTGCGCCGGCACCAGCGCCCGCGACGGCACCGTCGTGATCAGCGGCACGGGTGCCGGCGCCGTCCAGGTGAGCGACCTCGAGCAGAGCCTGGTCGGCGACTCCCTCGGCTGGCTGCTCGGCGACGACGGGTCGGGTCAGTGGGTCGGGCGCGAGGCGGTGCGCCACCTGCTCGCGCCCCGGCCGGGTCACGGCGGCGAGCTGCCCGACGACCCGCTGAGCCGTGCCGTACGGCTCGCGGTCGTCGGCCGGCCCACCGGCAGCCGCGACGACCTCATCCGCATCCTGTATGCCGGCCCCCCCCTCGCGCTGTCGGCGCTCGCTCCCCTCGTGGTCGGGTTGGCCCGCGAGGGCGACGCCGACGCCGTCGCCGTCGTGCTCGGCGCTGTCGACCGGCTCGAGCGGTCGGTGCAACAAGTGCGACCAGCGGGTGACGACACCCCCCTGGTCCTGACCGGGGGGCTCTTCGCCTCCGAGCTCCTGCTCGAGCAGCTCACCGCCCGGCTCGTCGCGCGGTGGCCGCTCGCCTCCGTGGTCCGGTCCGGCAGCGGAGCGGGTGGGGCGGCGTGGCTCGCCGCCCACGAGCCGGCCGCGAGGCAGGCCGCAGCGAGGCCGTCGTCGCTGCCGGTGGGCGGTTCCGGGCCCGACGTCGTCCCTCCTCCTGACCGGCACACCGCGCTCACCCGTCTGCCGCTCGCGATCGACCCCTGA
- a CDS encoding NAD-dependent malic enzyme encodes MPIPTPADQSPDEVAATRTETITRARATTGSYSITVRLHTGIDPAVVGQLATAVSNSGGITTALDIVESRHDRLVIDLTCSASNGDHANEVVDALRLVEGVTVHKVSDRTFLLHLGGKISVEPTVALRTRDDLSMAYTPGVGRISMAIAEHPEDVWRLTVKGNSVAVVTDGSAVLGLGNIGPEAAMPVMEGKAALFKRFAGIDAWPICLATQDVDEIVRAVELIAPGFGGINLEDIAAPRCFEVEAKLRERLSIPVFHDDQHGTAIVVLAALRNALRCIDKPIGDARISVSGAGAAGSAIVSLLLAAGAVDVVVWDKEGILHRDDTDLPPAKLALAGRTNPRGIRGDLHDAVTGADVFIGVSAPGVLKPEWIDDMAPKRIVFALANPDPEVDIAEASRRATVVASGRSDYPNQINNVLAFPGVFRGLLDARAHQVTTEMLLRAAEAIASVVTADQLNPNYIIPSVFDPDIAKTVAAAIVGPRT; translated from the coding sequence ATGCCCATCCCGACACCAGCAGACCAGAGCCCCGACGAGGTCGCGGCCACGCGCACTGAGACCATCACGCGGGCCCGCGCGACGACGGGGTCCTACTCCATCACCGTGCGACTGCACACGGGCATCGACCCGGCGGTCGTGGGGCAGCTCGCGACCGCGGTCTCCAACTCCGGGGGCATCACCACGGCCCTCGACATCGTGGAGTCCCGGCACGACCGGCTCGTCATCGACCTCACCTGCTCGGCCTCCAACGGCGACCACGCCAACGAGGTCGTCGACGCGTTGCGGCTGGTCGAGGGCGTCACGGTGCACAAGGTGTCCGACCGCACGTTCCTGCTGCACCTCGGCGGCAAGATCAGCGTCGAGCCGACGGTCGCACTGCGCACCCGCGACGACCTGTCGATGGCCTACACGCCCGGAGTCGGCCGCATCAGCATGGCCATCGCCGAGCACCCCGAGGACGTGTGGCGCCTCACGGTCAAGGGCAACAGCGTCGCCGTCGTCACCGACGGCAGCGCCGTGCTGGGCCTGGGCAACATCGGGCCGGAGGCGGCGATGCCCGTGATGGAGGGCAAGGCCGCGCTGTTCAAGCGCTTCGCCGGCATCGACGCGTGGCCGATCTGCCTGGCCACGCAGGACGTCGACGAGATCGTGCGGGCGGTCGAGCTCATCGCGCCCGGCTTCGGGGGCATCAACCTCGAGGACATCGCGGCGCCGCGGTGCTTCGAGGTCGAGGCGAAGCTGCGCGAGCGGCTCTCCATCCCGGTCTTCCACGACGACCAGCACGGCACGGCGATCGTCGTGCTGGCCGCCCTGCGCAACGCGCTGCGCTGCATCGACAAGCCCATCGGCGACGCGCGCATCTCGGTCTCCGGCGCGGGCGCAGCCGGCTCGGCGATCGTGTCGCTGCTGCTCGCGGCGGGCGCCGTCGACGTGGTGGTGTGGGACAAGGAAGGCATCCTGCACCGCGACGACACCGACCTGCCGCCGGCCAAGCTGGCGCTGGCCGGGCGCACCAACCCCCGCGGCATCCGTGGCGACCTGCACGACGCGGTCACCGGGGCCGACGTCTTCATCGGGGTCAGCGCCCCCGGGGTCCTCAAGCCCGAGTGGATCGACGACATGGCGCCCAAGCGCATCGTCTTCGCCCTGGCCAACCCCGACCCCGAGGTCGACATCGCCGAGGCGTCGCGTCGGGCCACCGTCGTCGCCTCCGGGCGCTCCGACTACCCCAACCAGATCAACAACGTGCTGGCTTTCCCCGGTGTCTTCCGCGGGCTGCTCGACGCGCGGGCCCACCAGGTGACGACCGAGATGCTGCTGCGGGCCGCCGAGGCGATCGCGTCGGTCGTCACCGCCGACCAGCTCAACCCGAACTACATCATCCCCAGCGTCTTCGACCCCGACATCGCCAAGACGGTCGCCGCCGCGATCGTGGGGCCGCGCACCTGA
- a CDS encoding pirin family protein, which translates to MPAVTVSDLTVLPRVTAPGSGAVVRPVVSVTSAPSGVEGEGFPVKRAFAGVDLALLDPFIHMDEMGEVDYAPGEPKGTPWHPHRGFETVTYIIDGIFDHQDSHGGGGSITDGDTQWMTAGSGLLHIEAPPEHLVVSGGLFHGFQLWVNLPRADKMKAPAYQDLRSGEVALATSADGGTLLRVIAGDVAGVTGPGSTHTPMAMVHASLVPGARLELPWRQDFNALAYVMGGRGTVGPSATPISAGSLAVLGRGDLLALTADTRQDQRYAGGLDVVILGGKPIREPLAWAGPFVMNTKAEVMQAFEDYQAGRLGQPLPHAGIGGSTR; encoded by the coding sequence ATGCCTGCTGTCACCGTCTCCGACCTCACCGTGCTGCCCCGGGTCACCGCGCCCGGCTCCGGAGCCGTCGTGCGCCCCGTCGTCTCGGTGACGAGCGCTCCATCGGGTGTCGAGGGGGAGGGCTTCCCGGTCAAGCGCGCCTTCGCCGGCGTCGACCTCGCCCTGCTCGACCCCTTCATCCACATGGACGAGATGGGTGAGGTCGACTACGCGCCGGGGGAGCCCAAGGGCACGCCGTGGCACCCGCACCGGGGGTTCGAGACCGTCACCTACATCATCGACGGCATCTTCGACCACCAGGACAGCCACGGTGGCGGGGGGAGCATCACGGACGGGGACACCCAGTGGATGACGGCCGGCAGCGGGCTGCTGCACATCGAGGCGCCGCCGGAGCACCTCGTCGTCTCGGGTGGGCTCTTCCACGGCTTCCAGCTGTGGGTCAACCTGCCGCGGGCCGACAAGATGAAGGCGCCGGCCTATCAGGACCTGCGGTCCGGCGAGGTCGCCCTCGCCACCTCGGCCGACGGCGGGACGCTGCTGCGCGTCATCGCCGGTGACGTCGCCGGGGTCACGGGGCCGGGCTCGACGCACACCCCGATGGCCATGGTGCACGCCAGCCTCGTGCCGGGTGCCCGCCTCGAGCTGCCGTGGCGCCAGGACTTCAACGCCCTGGCCTACGTCATGGGCGGCCGCGGCACCGTCGGGCCGAGTGCCACCCCGATCAGCGCGGGATCGCTGGCCGTCCTCGGTCGCGGCGACCTGCTCGCTCTCACGGCCGACACCCGCCAGGACCAGCGGTACGCCGGTGGCCTCGACGTCGTGATCCTCGGCGGCAAGCCGATCCGCGAGCCCCTCGCCTGGGCCGGCCCGTTCGTCATGAACACCAAGGCCGAGGTCATGCAGGCCTTCGAGGACTACCAGGCCGGCCGGCTCGGCCAGCCCCTTCCCCACGCGGGGATCGGCGGCTCGACGCGGTAG
- a CDS encoding C40 family peptidase: MTPTQRVLPPSPHQAGVTGRVTRAARVRRVLVASITGGLVVTVTVGGLVGPLARADQPAPVFPSADQVAAARAAVGGAAAQVAAIDGQLAASRAAVAELSQNAADAMEAASGARLALDAATARAATAVRASVTAQRASDDAQLTLSRLAAEVYQSGGGDTSQLDVFFGGGGPQAVLDRAAGVDAVGSERARLVQEAGATSHLAQSARQEAAEAEQRRAVAAAAASAAADEARRQAEVARTTTIRLETRDRLLTAQLATLQKTSVALEQQRQAGLAAQEQRRREEANRRAALARAAAQARQAAAQASAAQAAAAAAERSARTARERAAAQAAARAAAEAARQAALHPASSGSSGSSGSGGSSSSGGSGSGGGPRMPPVVPRPTPPPPPPAPTGGVSAVLAYARAQLGKPYVWGAQGPSSFDCSGLTLMAWRQAGVSLLHYTGYQYSATARVPISALQPGDLVFYGTSGESSHHVGLYIGGGMMIHAPNPSTVVKISSIYSMSDLLPYGGRP, from the coding sequence GTGACCCCCACCCAGCGTGTCCTCCCCCCCAGCCCCCACCAGGCCGGGGTGACCGGTCGAGTGACGCGCGCCGCGCGAGTGCGACGGGTCCTCGTCGCGTCGATCACCGGAGGGCTGGTGGTCACCGTGACCGTCGGGGGGCTCGTCGGCCCGCTGGCCCGAGCCGACCAGCCGGCCCCGGTGTTCCCGTCGGCCGACCAGGTCGCCGCGGCCAGAGCGGCGGTCGGCGGGGCGGCGGCACAGGTCGCAGCGATCGACGGGCAGCTGGCGGCCTCGCGGGCCGCCGTCGCGGAGCTGAGCCAGAACGCCGCCGATGCCATGGAGGCTGCCTCCGGCGCGCGTCTGGCCCTCGACGCGGCGACGGCTCGCGCGGCCACCGCCGTGAGGGCCTCCGTCACCGCGCAGCGGGCCTCGGACGACGCCCAGCTCACCCTCTCCCGCCTCGCGGCGGAGGTCTACCAGAGCGGTGGCGGAGACACGAGCCAGCTCGACGTCTTCTTCGGCGGGGGAGGCCCCCAGGCCGTCCTCGACCGCGCGGCCGGGGTCGACGCCGTCGGCAGTGAGCGGGCCCGCCTCGTGCAGGAGGCCGGGGCCACCAGCCACCTCGCGCAGTCGGCGCGCCAGGAGGCTGCCGAGGCCGAGCAGCGCCGCGCCGTGGCGGCCGCCGCGGCCTCGGCGGCCGCCGACGAGGCCCGCCGCCAGGCCGAGGTCGCGCGCACCACGACGATCCGCCTCGAGACCCGGGACCGTCTGCTGACGGCCCAGCTCGCGACGCTGCAGAAGACCTCGGTCGCCCTCGAGCAGCAGCGTCAGGCCGGTCTCGCCGCACAGGAACAACGTCGCCGCGAGGAGGCCAACCGCCGGGCGGCCCTGGCCCGGGCCGCCGCCCAGGCCCGTCAGGCTGCTGCCCAGGCTTCTGCTGCGCAGGCCGCGGCCGCCGCCGCCGAGCGCTCGGCCCGGACGGCCCGCGAGCGGGCGGCCGCGCAGGCCGCCGCCCGTGCTGCCGCAGAGGCCGCACGGCAGGCCGCCCTGCACCCCGCGAGCAGTGGCAGCAGCGGCAGCAGTGGGAGTGGTGGGAGCAGCAGCAGCGGTGGCAGCGGATCGGGTGGTGGGCCGCGTATGCCCCCCGTCGTCCCGCGCCCGACGCCGCCGCCGCCGCCTCCGGCGCCGACCGGCGGGGTCTCGGCGGTCCTGGCCTACGCTCGGGCCCAGCTCGGCAAGCCGTACGTCTGGGGCGCGCAGGGGCCGAGCTCCTTCGACTGCTCGGGGCTGACCCTCATGGCCTGGCGTCAGGCGGGGGTGTCGCTGCTGCACTACACGGGCTACCAGTACTCCGCGACGGCCCGGGTGCCGATCAGCGCCCTCCAGCCCGGCGACCTCGTCTTCTACGGGACCTCCGGGGAGAGCAGCCACCACGTCGGCCTCTACATCGGCGGCGGGATGATGATCCACGCGCCGAACCCGAGCACCGTCGTGAAGATCTCGTCGATCTACTCCATGTCGGACCTGCTGCCCTACGGCGGCCGTCCCTGA
- a CDS encoding inorganic diphosphatase: MQFYITVEIPKGARNKYEVDHETGRIRLDRLLFTSMTYPADYGYVEDSLGEDGDPLDALILLDEPTFPGCQVLARPIGMFHMRDEAGGDDKIICVPANDPRQGHISELDHISEFDRLEIQHFFETYKDLEPGKSVEGAHWAGREGAEKTVLESISRAQESGLSTARWPGPTHH; encoded by the coding sequence ATGCAGTTCTACATCACCGTCGAGATTCCCAAGGGGGCTCGCAACAAGTACGAGGTCGACCACGAGACCGGGCGGATCCGGCTCGACCGGCTCCTCTTCACCTCGATGACCTACCCCGCCGACTACGGCTACGTCGAGGACAGCCTCGGTGAGGACGGCGACCCGCTCGACGCCCTCATCCTGCTCGACGAGCCGACCTTCCCCGGCTGCCAGGTGCTCGCGCGGCCCATCGGGATGTTCCACATGCGCGACGAGGCCGGAGGCGACGACAAGATCATCTGCGTGCCGGCCAACGACCCGCGCCAGGGACACATCAGCGAGCTCGACCACATCAGCGAGTTCGACCGCCTCGAGATCCAGCACTTCTTCGAGACCTACAAGGACCTCGAGCCCGGCAAGTCCGTCGAGGGCGCCCACTGGGCCGGTCGCGAGGGTGCCGAGAAGACGGTGCTCGAGTCGATCTCGCGGGCCCAGGAGTCCGGCCTCTCGACCGCCCGCTGGCCCGGGCCGACGCACCACTGA